Below is a genomic region from Actinomadura sp. NAK00032.
CTGGAGGTGTTCCGCGACCAGCTGGAGAGCCCGGACGAGTCGCTGCGGTTCTGGGCCGCGCGCGGGCTGGAGATGCTCGACACGCGGGCGGCCGAGCAGGTCCTTGAGCAGGCGCGCGACGAGGGCTGGATCGCCTAGCCCGGGTGCGCCCGGCTAGGCGGCCGGGCCGTGCGGGGCGAAGCTGCCGTAGGCGCCCTGGTGGAACAGCAGGGGCGCCTCGCCGTCGCCCAGCTGCAGGTGCTCGACGCGGCCGATGACGATCTGGTGGTCGCCGGCGTCGTGGAGCTGCTCGGTGACGCAGTCGATCCAGGCGACCGCGCCGTTGATGACGGGGTTGCCGCCGGGGGACGGACGCCAGCCGATGTCGTGGAACTTGTCGGTCTTGCGCACCGCGACGGCGCGGCACACGTCCTCCTGCGCGGCCGACAGGACGTTCACGCAGAACCGCTCGCCCGACTCGCGCAGCGCGCGCCAGGAGCTGGAGCCCTTGTCGGGCAGGAAGGCGACCAGCGGCGGGTCGAGCGAGACCGAGGTGAACGAGCCGACCGTCATGCCGATGGCGGTGCCGGCCGCGTCCAGCGCGGTGACCACGACGACGCCGGTCGGGTAGTGGCCCAGCACCTGCCGGAAGCGGGCGGGGTCGATGGCCTCGTTGGTCGTCAGGCGCATGACGGAACTCCTCCCTGTAGCGATCGCTACAGAGAATGCCATCCGAGACCCCGGCCTGACAAGCGCGGGGTCCCGGCGGGCTCAGCCGGCGACGGCCTGCTCGACCACGGCGACGGTGATCGCGACGAAGTCGTCGGGGTCCCAGTCGTCGTGGATCTGGTGG
It encodes:
- a CDS encoding flavin reductase family protein — translated: MRLTTNEAIDPARFRQVLGHYPTGVVVVTALDAAGTAIGMTVGSFTSVSLDPPLVAFLPDKGSSSWRALRESGERFCVNVLSAAQEDVCRAVAVRKTDKFHDIGWRPSPGGNPVINGAVAWIDCVTEQLHDAGDHQIVIGRVEHLQLGDGEAPLLFHQGAYGSFAPHGPAA